The Candidatus Kryptonium sp. genome contains a region encoding:
- a CDS encoding EamA family transporter, whose protein sequence is MVYFWLIIQTMIASLTHIIAKAVVREIPPLSLTLFRAVIAGIGFWFMICFSRYRKIKVEPSDRLKFFILGLLSVPLNQFAFILGIKYTTPANASLIYAMTPIFALIFSSLLLREKINFYKVFGVVLSFIGIGVVFAEHGLSLNIEYLKGNVIIMFGAMFWALYSILGKPMIAKYGPLYVTGVAMIVGSLTYLPIGVYDLINLDFSAISFGSYLGVIYLGVGTSILGYFLWYYAIGKIEASKVVIFTNGQPIMTAILGMIIFGNPITLPFLIGGTLVVAGVFIVQLG, encoded by the coding sequence ATGGTTTACTTTTGGCTTATCATACAGACGATGATAGCGAGTTTAACTCATATAATTGCGAAGGCAGTTGTAAGGGAGATACCACCGCTTTCGCTTACTCTTTTTAGAGCTGTAATTGCGGGGATTGGATTTTGGTTTATGATTTGTTTTTCAAGATATAGGAAAATAAAAGTTGAGCCATCGGATAGATTAAAGTTTTTCATACTTGGGCTTCTTTCAGTGCCGTTGAATCAATTTGCTTTTATTTTGGGTATTAAATATACGACGCCAGCGAATGCTTCCTTGATTTATGCGATGACACCAATTTTTGCGCTTATTTTTTCATCATTGCTTTTAAGAGAGAAGATAAATTTTTACAAAGTTTTTGGTGTTGTGTTAAGTTTCATTGGGATTGGTGTTGTTTTTGCTGAGCACGGTTTGAGTTTAAACATTGAGTATTTGAAGGGGAATGTGATCATAATGTTTGGTGCGATGTTTTGGGCTCTTTATTCAATTCTCGGAAAGCCGATGATAGCCAAGTATGGTCCTCTTTATGTGACGGGAGTTGCTATGATAGTTGGGAGTTTAACTTACCTTCCAATTGGAGTATATGATCTCATCAATCTTGATTTTTCGGCCATATCCTTTGGTTCTTATCTTGGTGTTATTTATCTTGGAGTTGGAACATCAATTTTAGGTTATTTTTTATGGTACTATGCGATTGGAAAAATTGAAGCGAGCAAGGTTGTTATCTTTACAAATGGACAACCGATAATGACAGCAATACTTGGGATGATAATTTTTGGTAATCCAATAACTTTGCCTTTTTTAATTGGTGGAACGCTTGTTGTTGCTGGAGTTTTCATTGTGCAACTTGGATAA
- a CDS encoding TonB-dependent receptor: protein MRRHLTIFLSLLFVAGLIYGGTKGKIAGRIVDAETKEPLPGVNVVIEGTTLGAATDVNGYYVITNIPPGTYTVVVSAVGYRKITVKNVKVSADLTTTLNFELEPEAIGLPPVVVEAERPLVRADLTSSQAVVDAEQIRELPVENFQRVLTLQAGVVVGAGGDIHIRGGRSSEIAYTIDGVSINDPFFNTLGMQIARNAIQEMTVVSGTFNAEYGNAMSGVVNIVTKEGGSKYTGELLVYSGDFVSRRKNIFFNIDKIEPLNNSVVEFSIGGPVPLLGKFVSFFSSLRWENNKGWLYGVREHQPSDQPNFNDANNWIVPMTGDSAIVPMNPSRNLNTTTKLTFKISPTIKVNIDGLYDKSWYKTYNHLFKYNPDGTYQYHDENYKVGFTLSHALSNRTFYELRVSYNYQKFRQYLYEDPLDPRYQPIERLARPTSFTFYFGGTQNDHVYRDSRTFLAKFDITSQVSDKHEIKTGFEVRLHKLDYVYFTVLRDTIKYLQPTIPEINSPYHNRYTRKPVIFSVYVQDKMEYKDMIVNLGLRYDYFDPKANYARSIWYPDPNDPTIPPIILRDTLVGRASPKHQISPRLGVSYPITDRGILHFSYGWFLQMPPFTYLYTNPEFESALFVGTPTFGNANLKPEKTVAYEFGLQQQLTDNLAINITGFYKDVRDLLALQRTRISQEKVYNLYVNKDYGNIKGFTFSLVKRRLKGELLAATLDYTYQIAEGNDPNPDAFFIDLKSGREPEKIFVYLDWDQTHTLNGTISLGIQDNWNLSFIGQYGSGLPYTPFVTNNRLELRRNSERKPPRIQVDMMFEKLFRWFGLRWSFFVKVYNLFDNLNERYVYDDTGTAQYTLAKQRGEGIVVDQWVGKIPGVHSSDEYYTRPHYYYPPREVRVGFSIGF, encoded by the coding sequence ATGAGGAGGCACTTAACAATTTTTCTTTCTTTGCTTTTCGTTGCTGGTTTAATTTATGGGGGAACGAAGGGGAAAATCGCTGGAAGGATAGTTGATGCTGAAACAAAGGAACCTTTGCCAGGCGTTAATGTGGTCATTGAAGGCACAACGCTTGGGGCAGCAACAGATGTAAATGGATACTATGTTATAACAAACATACCACCAGGAACATACACCGTCGTTGTTTCGGCAGTTGGATATAGAAAGATAACTGTGAAAAATGTTAAAGTTTCAGCTGATCTTACAACGACTTTAAATTTTGAATTAGAGCCTGAGGCGATTGGGCTTCCCCCTGTTGTTGTTGAGGCAGAGCGTCCACTTGTTAGAGCTGATTTGACATCTTCACAAGCGGTGGTAGATGCTGAGCAAATCAGAGAATTACCAGTTGAAAATTTTCAACGCGTTCTCACCTTGCAAGCTGGGGTTGTGGTAGGTGCTGGAGGTGATATTCATATAAGAGGTGGTAGATCCAGCGAAATAGCATATACGATAGATGGTGTCTCAATTAACGATCCATTTTTCAATACGCTTGGAATGCAGATAGCGCGGAACGCAATTCAAGAGATGACAGTTGTAAGTGGAACATTTAATGCGGAGTATGGTAACGCTATGAGTGGAGTTGTTAACATAGTGACAAAAGAAGGTGGATCAAAATATACTGGTGAGTTGCTTGTTTATTCAGGTGATTTTGTTAGTAGGAGGAAAAATATATTTTTCAACATTGATAAAATTGAACCATTAAATAATTCGGTGGTTGAATTCAGCATCGGTGGACCAGTTCCTTTGTTGGGCAAATTTGTTTCGTTCTTTTCATCTTTGAGATGGGAAAATAACAAGGGATGGCTTTATGGCGTCAGGGAACATCAACCAAGTGATCAACCTAACTTTAATGATGCAAATAACTGGATTGTCCCGATGACTGGGGATAGCGCTATAGTGCCAATGAACCCGAGCAGAAATTTGAATACAACTACAAAGTTGACATTCAAAATCTCGCCAACCATTAAGGTTAACATTGATGGACTTTATGACAAAAGTTGGTATAAAACATACAATCACCTTTTCAAGTATAACCCAGATGGAACCTACCAATATCATGACGAAAACTACAAAGTTGGCTTTACATTGTCGCATGCGTTAAGCAACAGAACATTTTACGAACTGAGAGTTTCATATAATTATCAAAAGTTCCGTCAGTATCTTTATGAGGATCCACTTGATCCGAGGTATCAACCTATAGAAAGGTTAGCAAGACCGACGAGCTTTACATTTTATTTCGGTGGGACGCAAAACGATCATGTTTATAGAGATTCACGAACATTTTTAGCTAAATTTGATATAACAAGCCAGGTTTCGGATAAACATGAAATAAAAACGGGTTTTGAAGTACGGCTTCATAAGCTTGACTATGTTTATTTCACGGTTTTGAGAGATACTATCAAGTATTTGCAGCCGACCATTCCTGAGATCAATTCACCGTATCATAACAGGTATACACGCAAGCCGGTAATTTTCTCGGTTTATGTTCAGGACAAGATGGAGTACAAAGATATGATTGTTAATTTGGGTTTGAGATACGATTACTTTGATCCAAAGGCAAATTACGCCAGATCTATTTGGTATCCAGATCCAAATGATCCAACAATTCCGCCTATAATTTTGCGTGATACTTTGGTAGGTAGAGCAAGCCCGAAGCATCAAATAAGCCCGCGCCTTGGCGTATCTTATCCGATTACTGATAGAGGGATCTTGCACTTTTCATATGGTTGGTTTTTGCAAATGCCTCCGTTTACATATCTTTACACAAATCCTGAATTTGAATCAGCTCTTTTCGTAGGAACGCCGACATTTGGAAATGCAAACTTAAAACCTGAAAAAACTGTCGCTTATGAATTTGGATTACAGCAACAGCTTACAGATAATCTTGCTATTAACATCACTGGATTTTACAAAGATGTTCGTGATCTTCTCGCTTTGCAAAGAACAAGGATAAGTCAGGAAAAAGTTTATAACCTTTATGTTAACAAGGATTATGGGAACATAAAAGGATTTACATTCTCGTTAGTTAAGAGAAGATTGAAAGGAGAACTACTCGCAGCAACACTTGATTATACATATCAAATTGCGGAAGGAAACGATCCAAATCCAGATGCTTTCTTCATTGATTTGAAATCTGGTAGAGAACCGGAAAAGATTTTCGTTTATCTTGATTGGGATCAAACTCACACATTGAATGGGACTATAAGTTTAGGCATTCAGGACAACTGGAACTTAAGCTTCATTGGACAATACGGCTCTGGGCTTCCATATACACCTTTTGTTACGAACAATCGTCTTGAATTAAGAAGAAATAGCGAGCGCAAACCTCCGAGAATACAAGTTGATATGATGTTTGAGAAATTATTTAGATGGTTTGGGTTGAGATGGAGCTTCTTTGTCAAAGTTTATAATTTATTTGATAATCTCAACGAGCGTTATGTTTATGATGACACTGGCACTGCACAATACACACTTGCCAAGCAAAGAGGTGAAGGTATCGTTGTTGATCAATGGGTTGGTAAAATTCCAGGCGTTCATTCTTCGGATGAGTACTACACCAGACCACATTATTATTATCCACCAAGAGAGGTTAGAGTTGGATTTTCAATTGGATTTTAA
- a CDS encoding DUF58 domain-containing protein, with product MRENVRKYLDPRVVSKLSNLELIARLVVEGFIVGLHKSPYHGFSVEFSEHRQYSPGDETRYIDWKVYGRTDRYFIKRFEEETNLRSYIILDASRSMAYSSEGNISKFEYACYLAGALSYLMMLQRDAVGLVVYDEGIRKFLPPRSVRSYLDVILGELEKTEPGNRTNTAKSLHMVAERIKRRGLIIVLSDLLDDQNEVISAFKHFKHKKNEIIVFQILDPMERNFEFSADAIFKDMETMEKVMTQSLYIQRDYKSVMNEFINRYRVECLANGIDYELMDTSTSFDVALFRYLSKRQGLM from the coding sequence ATGCGGGAAAATGTAAGAAAATATCTTGATCCGAGGGTCGTCTCTAAGTTATCAAACCTTGAGTTAATTGCGCGTCTTGTCGTTGAGGGTTTTATCGTTGGTCTTCATAAGAGCCCATACCATGGTTTCAGCGTTGAATTTTCTGAACATAGACAGTATTCGCCTGGCGATGAGACAAGATATATTGATTGGAAGGTATACGGTAGAACAGACAGGTATTTTATTAAGCGGTTTGAGGAAGAAACTAATTTGAGATCTTACATTATTCTTGATGCAAGTAGGTCAATGGCTTATTCTTCGGAGGGCAACATAAGCAAGTTTGAATATGCTTGTTATCTTGCTGGGGCTTTATCTTATCTTATGATGTTGCAAAGAGATGCTGTTGGGCTTGTTGTTTATGATGAGGGTATTAGAAAATTTCTACCGCCTCGCTCAGTTAGAAGTTATCTTGATGTTATACTTGGGGAACTTGAGAAGACAGAACCGGGGAATAGGACGAACACTGCAAAGTCGCTTCATATGGTCGCCGAAAGGATAAAAAGAAGGGGGCTTATCATTGTGTTAAGTGATTTGCTTGATGATCAAAACGAGGTTATAAGCGCATTCAAACATTTTAAACACAAGAAAAATGAAATCATAGTTTTTCAAATCCTTGATCCAATGGAGAGAAATTTTGAGTTCAGTGCCGATGCGATTTTCAAAGATATGGAAACGATGGAAAAAGTGATGACACAATCGTTGTATATTCAGCGAGATTATAAGAGTGTGATGAACGAATTTATAAATAGATACAGAGTTGAGTGTCTTGCAAATGGTATTGATTATGAGCTTATGGATACATCAACTTCATTTGATGTTGCTTTATTCAGATATTTGAGCAAGAGGCAGGGGTTGATGTGA